From the Candidatus Methanoplasma cognatum genome, one window contains:
- a CDS encoding DUF4143 domain-containing protein, which yields MKRSIEPKLLDWKNSKGRKPLLLVGARQVGKSHSVIEFGRANYANIVVFNFEGNETLRKIFDMDLDPERIVTELEGFSSQTIVPQETLVFFDEIQACGRAMTSLKYFYEQCPDYHIIAAGSLLGSYLVREPTSFPVGKVNILTMYPVTFLEFLTEMNPAAIPLIKEAFEKNVQLTLHDKMLELYRMYLFTGGMPEAVAIWKDRRDPVFVSMVHQDILTMYIGDMGKYSSPADQVKTRAVYNSLPAQLAKENKKFQYSVIGSRARAADYEAGVDWLESAGIALRCRKTGAGEIPLASNVDLTSYKIYMNDVGLLNAKSSVPPITILSERSNISGGAKGAMAENYVMQELTANGLEPYYWESNGKAEIDFVVQMNDKVIPIEVKAADNVKAKSLQEFVKKYSPEYSIRASAKNFGFDNGIKSVPFYALWCIQPT from the coding sequence ATGAAGAGATCCATTGAACCTAAACTGTTGGATTGGAAGAACAGCAAGGGCAGGAAACCCCTGCTCCTTGTCGGCGCAAGGCAGGTCGGCAAGAGCCATTCTGTCATAGAATTCGGCAGAGCGAATTATGCGAACATCGTCGTATTCAATTTCGAAGGGAACGAAACTCTCCGGAAGATATTCGACATGGATCTTGATCCGGAACGAATCGTCACGGAACTGGAGGGTTTTTCGAGTCAGACGATAGTGCCGCAGGAGACGCTCGTGTTCTTCGACGAGATACAGGCATGCGGCAGAGCGATGACATCGCTGAAATATTTCTATGAACAGTGTCCAGACTACCATATCATTGCGGCCGGAAGTCTGTTGGGATCGTATTTGGTAAGAGAGCCGACGTCCTTCCCGGTCGGGAAGGTCAACATACTTACTATGTACCCGGTGACATTCCTGGAATTCCTGACGGAGATGAACCCCGCGGCGATCCCTCTGATAAAAGAGGCGTTCGAAAAGAATGTTCAGCTCACATTACATGATAAGATGCTGGAACTCTACAGGATGTACCTCTTTACGGGCGGTATGCCGGAAGCGGTCGCAATATGGAAGGACAGAAGGGACCCTGTGTTCGTGTCGATGGTACACCAGGATATACTGACAATGTACATTGGAGATATGGGTAAATATTCCAGTCCGGCCGATCAGGTGAAGACCCGGGCGGTCTACAACAGTCTGCCTGCACAGCTTGCCAAAGAAAACAAGAAATTTCAATATTCCGTCATCGGCAGCCGCGCAAGAGCTGCGGATTACGAAGCGGGCGTGGATTGGCTGGAGTCGGCGGGGATCGCATTGAGATGCCGCAAGACAGGGGCCGGGGAGATCCCCCTCGCATCCAATGTCGATCTCACGTCGTACAAGATATACATGAACGACGTGGGTCTGCTTAATGCCAAGAGCAGCGTACCGCCGATCACGATCCTCAGCGAGAGATCGAACATATCCGGCGGAGCGAAGGGCGCGATGGCCGAGAACTACGTTATGCAGGAACTTACGGCGAACGGCCTGGAACCGTACTACTGGGAAAGTAACGGGAAAGCGGAGATCGATTTTGTTGTTCAAATGAATGATAAGGTAATTCCGATAGAGGTCAAGGCCGCCGACAATGTGAAGGCGAAGAGCCTTCAGGAATTCGTGAAGAAATATTCGCCCGAATATTCGATACGTGCATCCGCGAAGAACTTCGGGTTTGACAATGGCATAAAGAGCGTGCCGTTCTATGCACTCTGGTGCATTCAGCCGACGTGA
- a CDS encoding ATP-dependent helicase: MRSLERVNRTHSMEEVMDLMEPLISTWFRERFDMLTEPQAKAIPAIHQRKNVLVSSPTGSGKTLTAFTSIINELTRYAAEGKLEERIYCVYISPLKALANDVNRNLNTPLAEMREVAAARGMNVPGIKVAVRSGDTPQNERQKMVRHPPHILITTPESLALMLAAPKFKENLRKVEWVILDEIHDICDSKRGAFLSLTLERLRDHCETDFSRIGLSATLAPIEAIAGFLAGCGADAAHREVTLVEADSKKELDLKVICPTDDMTALSSDIVNSMMYDKVKEMVDRHETTLIFTNTRSGAESVVYKLKERGLESVEVHHSSLGRETRLDVEERLKRGEIKCVVSSTSLELGIDIGSIDLVCQIGSPKSVAKGLQRIGRSGHSFGRVAKGRLIVFDPDDLVECAVMCRAAHRGDIDRVSIPENCLDVLAQAVVGMSLDKRWDADAAYDLVKGSYCYRNLSKGSFTDVLRYLGSKDEHEGVYSKIWYDEEDNTFGRKKGARMIYLMNLGTIPEEANYRVVTNHGSVAGELSEKFVERLAPRDVFVLGGRSLEFVRSKGMVAHVKEATGRKPTVPSWAGEMLPRSFDLSMDVAVFRKEMSQLISDEPADLILKLSYDLDIDEGSARSLISYFKEQKAVTGSIPDIDRLAIEEYIDPSGNQRIIFHFPFGRRVNDALSRGYAYRLSNMIGSNVSVTMSDDNFMIGTPRKIDIGQIPGLLSSRELDPILRKAIKDSEIFKLRFRHTAARSFMILRNYLGRPISVNRQQVRSSYLLDMLGNMENVPVIEETYREVLEDDMDIKSAAEVLEMIENGKMGVDVFPFSGTPSPFAHSIILSGFSDIVLMEDRSELLKELHRKVLHRALGDSVKEFEFSEDQVIPYFRQKIGRIASKNDIVPLLMRTGPLQAIRERGRNIYSYCDDDKKVVDEWVRELLKEGAIGTVFLDEPHIMVRSEVPIYAAATAKERELNDIDVKVLERVGNGTALSEITAALEISEDVTFRSMRKLESMYLVTRTDITANNKWYFSKADYPPLDKDKCLDEIVFRYLGCFAPSTVPEVAFALSITEKEAQSALDSLVNSEEAVRGQFLVSQSPQYMKMIDRMRLRAGKENIYDFDTVDEYRRTKGEQFGTIEDYFKFYGSAGSEIDVYNRVKNFSLEEWYGLRESERLLLGRFIRGRVRYVLSEDGDRLAALRPSEITSSDKELLSLIEGMGQATMRQLVAATGGEKNDIKESIQRLDRSLMIIRAFTDREDWGTENTYKPYYPERPATDQTEELVREYILSYGPIPAQALRFLLGLAADEAERLAVSAGAVTIFVGNGQSQMYIMPEEVPLISKVRNRKETLTIRSLFDPDLGSKWAELSARYGDRWIYPATKGNKVVGALEIWEMSGCIEVRSMDMDSPDLLPEVLAALDRLMGFFNMKGVDIVRVREILGKDASELDDDKVKCLKDNGYRFVNGFYAKGDFIDRTMSDEEHLSYVFLRQRISKSAKFSTVGEAVKARGYIRNDQEMVTRVSQKVPFKKILGGGGLLRMSLLPGYVGYTTAEFAPFYRSAKAADQDRDAGTIAALIRDRQPISRKEIVSNSPFSEERTLELISELSKASALCQDQDSFYYVVPPSGLGREEALRAITRRHFKDFGTFSAEELAQFLSVRMSMVRRTLSDLEEEGFLVKGFLVNDDPTPRWMLKEDAETKPEPFTETFLLNTQDNLHIYLRDMIKRECGATECVVFDGTKIIGSFSGKISSSGAKVENFKGSEKAYRHMKETAKSLGVKIEEKKAQEEEDWDVSEFYLKTNPGAI, from the coding sequence ATGAGGTCGCTGGAGAGGGTAAATAGAACACACTCCATGGAAGAGGTAATGGATCTGATGGAACCGCTCATTTCAACGTGGTTCAGAGAAAGATTCGATATGCTTACGGAGCCGCAGGCTAAAGCCATCCCGGCGATACACCAAAGGAAGAACGTGCTTGTATCGTCCCCAACCGGCTCCGGCAAGACCCTCACCGCCTTCACGAGCATTATCAACGAACTCACCAGATACGCCGCGGAGGGGAAGCTTGAGGAAAGGATATACTGCGTTTACATCTCACCGCTTAAAGCGCTTGCCAATGACGTCAACAGGAACCTCAATACTCCCCTTGCAGAGATGAGAGAGGTCGCCGCCGCCCGCGGCATGAACGTTCCCGGTATCAAGGTGGCGGTGAGGTCCGGCGACACGCCGCAGAACGAGAGGCAGAAGATGGTGAGGCACCCGCCGCACATCCTGATCACGACGCCGGAGTCACTGGCCCTGATGCTCGCCGCGCCGAAGTTCAAAGAGAATCTGAGGAAAGTGGAATGGGTGATCCTCGACGAGATACATGACATATGCGATTCGAAGAGGGGGGCGTTCCTCTCCCTTACGCTTGAGCGTCTCAGGGACCACTGCGAGACCGATTTCTCCCGCATAGGGTTATCTGCCACTCTGGCCCCCATCGAGGCGATAGCGGGGTTCCTGGCCGGCTGCGGGGCCGACGCCGCGCACAGGGAGGTGACGCTCGTGGAGGCCGATTCAAAGAAAGAGCTGGACCTGAAGGTCATATGTCCGACCGACGATATGACGGCCCTGTCCTCGGACATCGTGAACTCCATGATGTACGACAAAGTGAAGGAGATGGTCGACCGGCACGAAACGACGCTGATATTCACGAACACCCGGTCCGGCGCAGAGAGCGTTGTCTACAAACTGAAAGAGAGAGGCCTGGAAAGCGTGGAGGTCCACCACAGCTCTCTGGGCAGGGAGACCAGGCTGGACGTCGAGGAGAGGCTCAAGAGGGGCGAGATCAAATGCGTGGTGTCGTCCACGTCCCTGGAGCTGGGGATAGATATAGGATCGATAGACCTCGTATGCCAGATCGGTTCGCCGAAATCCGTCGCCAAGGGGCTGCAGAGGATAGGCAGAAGTGGCCACAGCTTCGGCAGGGTCGCGAAGGGAAGGCTCATAGTCTTCGACCCGGACGATCTGGTCGAATGCGCGGTGATGTGCCGCGCAGCGCACAGAGGGGACATTGACAGAGTAAGCATACCCGAGAACTGCCTTGATGTCCTTGCCCAGGCTGTCGTGGGGATGAGTCTGGACAAGAGATGGGACGCGGACGCCGCGTACGATCTTGTTAAGGGATCCTATTGCTACAGGAACCTCAGCAAAGGCAGCTTCACGGATGTCCTGAGATATCTGGGAAGCAAGGACGAGCACGAAGGGGTCTACTCCAAGATATGGTACGACGAGGAAGACAACACCTTCGGCAGGAAGAAAGGAGCCAGGATGATATACCTGATGAACCTGGGCACCATACCCGAAGAGGCTAACTACAGAGTGGTGACCAACCACGGCAGCGTCGCCGGGGAACTGTCGGAGAAGTTCGTCGAAAGGCTCGCTCCGAGGGACGTGTTCGTCCTCGGAGGAAGGTCGCTCGAGTTCGTCAGATCAAAAGGGATGGTGGCGCATGTCAAAGAGGCCACCGGAAGGAAGCCCACGGTCCCCTCGTGGGCGGGAGAGATGCTTCCGAGAAGCTTCGACCTCTCGATGGACGTCGCCGTTTTCAGGAAGGAGATGTCTCAGCTGATATCGGACGAGCCCGCCGACCTGATACTCAAGCTGAGCTATGATCTGGATATAGACGAGGGGTCGGCAAGGAGCCTGATATCCTATTTCAAAGAGCAGAAGGCCGTGACCGGCAGCATACCGGACATCGACAGGCTGGCGATAGAAGAATACATAGACCCGTCCGGGAACCAGAGGATAATCTTTCACTTCCCCTTCGGAAGAAGGGTGAACGACGCGCTGTCAAGAGGATATGCTTACCGGCTGTCGAACATGATCGGTTCTAACGTCTCTGTCACGATGTCGGATGACAACTTCATGATCGGAACCCCCAGAAAGATCGACATCGGACAGATACCGGGGCTTCTTTCGTCGCGGGAACTGGACCCGATACTTAGGAAAGCGATAAAGGACTCGGAGATATTCAAACTCAGGTTCAGGCACACCGCCGCCCGCAGCTTCATGATATTGAGGAATTATCTGGGAAGACCAATCTCCGTGAACAGGCAGCAGGTAAGGTCATCGTACCTTCTGGACATGCTCGGCAATATGGAAAATGTCCCCGTGATCGAGGAAACATACCGCGAGGTCCTCGAGGACGACATGGACATCAAGAGCGCAGCGGAGGTCCTAGAGATGATAGAGAACGGAAAGATGGGCGTGGACGTGTTCCCGTTCAGCGGAACACCCTCTCCGTTCGCCCACTCCATAATCCTGTCGGGATTCTCCGATATCGTCCTCATGGAGGACAGATCGGAGCTGCTCAAGGAACTTCACAGGAAGGTCCTTCACAGAGCGCTCGGCGATTCCGTGAAGGAGTTCGAGTTCAGCGAGGATCAGGTGATCCCGTATTTCAGGCAGAAGATCGGGCGCATAGCGTCGAAGAACGACATCGTTCCCCTGCTCATGAGAACGGGGCCGCTCCAAGCCATAAGAGAACGGGGCCGCAATATCTATTCATACTGCGACGACGACAAGAAGGTCGTCGACGAATGGGTGAGGGAACTTCTGAAAGAGGGAGCGATCGGAACGGTATTCCTTGACGAGCCGCACATAATGGTGAGGTCCGAAGTACCCATATACGCCGCGGCGACCGCCAAAGAACGGGAGCTGAATGACATTGACGTCAAAGTGCTCGAACGGGTCGGGAACGGGACCGCGCTCAGCGAGATAACCGCCGCCCTGGAGATAAGCGAGGACGTGACGTTCAGGTCCATGAGGAAGCTGGAGTCCATGTACCTGGTGACAAGGACGGATATCACGGCGAACAACAAATGGTACTTCTCAAAGGCCGATTATCCTCCGCTTGACAAAGATAAGTGTTTGGACGAGATCGTCTTCAGATACCTGGGCTGTTTCGCCCCGTCCACTGTCCCAGAGGTCGCGTTCGCTCTCTCTATAACCGAGAAGGAGGCCCAGTCCGCATTGGACTCTCTGGTCAACAGCGAAGAGGCGGTAAGGGGGCAGTTCCTGGTGTCTCAGAGCCCGCAGTACATGAAAATGATCGACCGCATGAGGCTGAGGGCCGGTAAGGAGAACATCTACGATTTTGACACGGTCGACGAATACAGAAGGACCAAGGGGGAACAGTTCGGCACCATTGAGGATTATTTCAAATTCTACGGCTCCGCCGGAAGCGAGATAGACGTCTACAACAGGGTCAAGAACTTCAGCCTTGAGGAATGGTACGGGCTGAGAGAATCCGAGAGGCTGCTTCTGGGGAGGTTCATAAGAGGAAGGGTGAGGTATGTGCTGTCCGAGGACGGCGACAGACTTGCGGCCCTGAGGCCCTCGGAGATCACATCTTCCGATAAAGAGCTGCTTTCCCTTATCGAAGGGATGGGGCAGGCGACGATGAGGCAGCTGGTCGCCGCGACGGGCGGGGAAAAGAACGATATCAAGGAATCGATCCAGAGACTCGACCGTTCCCTGATGATCATCCGCGCGTTCACCGACAGGGAGGATTGGGGCACCGAGAACACTTACAAACCGTACTATCCGGAAAGGCCGGCGACGGATCAGACGGAAGAGCTTGTACGCGAGTACATACTCTCTTACGGACCCATACCCGCCCAGGCCCTGCGTTTCCTCCTCGGCTTGGCCGCCGATGAGGCCGAGAGGCTGGCGGTATCGGCGGGAGCGGTGACGATCTTCGTCGGTAACGGACAGAGCCAGATGTACATCATGCCCGAGGAGGTTCCCCTGATATCAAAGGTAAGGAACAGGAAGGAGACGCTGACCATACGGTCGCTGTTCGACCCGGACCTGGGGTCAAAATGGGCGGAGCTTTCCGCAAGGTACGGGGACAGGTGGATCTATCCGGCGACCAAGGGCAACAAGGTCGTGGGCGCGTTGGAGATATGGGAGATGTCCGGCTGCATCGAGGTAAGGAGCATGGATATGGACTCGCCCGACCTTCTGCCGGAAGTGCTCGCGGCCTTGGACCGCCTCATGGGATTCTTCAACATGAAAGGGGTGGACATCGTGAGGGTCAGGGAGATCCTGGGCAAGGACGCGTCGGAACTTGATGACGATAAGGTAAAATGCCTGAAGGATAACGGGTACAGGTTTGTCAACGGGTTCTATGCGAAAGGGGACTTCATAGACAGGACGATGTCTGACGAAGAGCACCTGAGCTATGTGTTCCTCAGGCAGAGGATCTCCAAGTCGGCCAAGTTCTCCACGGTCGGCGAGGCCGTGAAGGCCAGAGGATACATAAGGAACGATCAGGAGATGGTGACAAGGGTATCTCAGAAAGTGCCGTTCAAGAAGATACTGGGCGGAGGCGGGCTTCTCAGGATGTCGCTGCTGCCCGGCTACGTGGGATACACCACGGCCGAATTCGCCCCTTTCTACCGCTCCGCAAAAGCCGCCGATCAGGACCGCGACGCCGGGACGATCGCGGCGCTGATCCGCGACAGGCAGCCAATATCAAGGAAAGAGATCGTCTCGAACTCTCCGTTCTCGGAGGAAAGGACCCTGGAGCTGATCTCCGAACTGTCCAAAGCGTCCGCCCTATGCCAGGATCAGGATTCTTTCTACTACGTAGTGCCGCCGAGCGGTCTGGGCAGAGAAGAGGCGCTGAGAGCCATAACAAGAAGGCACTTCAAAGACTTCGGCACGTTCTCCGCCGAAGAGCTGGCTCAATTCCTTTCGGTCAGAATGTCAATGGTAAGGAGAACGCTGTCCGACCTGGAGGAGGAGGGTTTCCTGGTCAAAGGATTCCTCGTGAATGACGACCCCACGCCCAGATGGATGCTGAAGGAGGATGCGGAGACCAAACCGGAGCCGTTCACGGAGACCTTCCTGCTGAACACCCAGGACAACCTGCATATCTATCTGCGCGACATGATCAAAAGAGAATGCGGCGCGACGGAGTGCGTGGTATTTGACGGAACGAAGATAATAGGGAGTTTCTCCGGGAAGATATCGTCTTCCGGCGCAAAGGTAGAGAATTTCAAAGGCAGCGAGAAGGCATACAGGCACATGAAAGAGACGGCCAAATCCCTCGGCGTGAAGATAGAGGAGAAAAAGGCCCAGGAAGAAGAGGACTGGGACGTGTCTGAATTTTATCTGAAGACGAATCCCGGCGCCATCTGA
- a CDS encoding DUF6290 family protein — protein sequence MNRSKNIIYLYVIVIQICMVYSIRFSSEEQMLIEQYAVIHGSTISDVIRKATMEMIEDELDIEICRMALKNYEKNPKTYSHDDIKKELGLL from the coding sequence TTGAACAGATCAAAGAACATAATATATTTGTATGTCATTGTCATACAGATATGCATGGTATATTCGATAAGATTCTCTTCCGAAGAGCAGATGCTCATAGAGCAGTATGCGGTCATTCATGGCTCGACCATTTCCGACGTCATACGCAAGGCTACAATGGAGATGATAGAGGACGAACTCGATATAGAAATTTGCCGAATGGCTCTTAAGAACTATGAAAAGAACCCCAAGACCTATTCCCATGACGATATAAAGAAGGAGCTGGGCCTCCTTTGA
- a CDS encoding type II toxin-antitoxin system RelE/ParE family toxin, which translates to MTYEVIYAEDARRSLKKMDAAMSGAILSWIEKNLVGTDNPRRSGKALAGDLAGMWRYRVGDFRIFAKIEDKRLVILILEIRNRRNAYR; encoded by the coding sequence TTGACATATGAGGTCATTTATGCCGAGGATGCACGCAGGTCCCTGAAGAAAATGGATGCGGCAATGTCCGGGGCGATCTTATCCTGGATCGAAAAGAACCTTGTGGGAACCGACAACCCCCGCAGGAGCGGCAAGGCCCTGGCCGGAGATCTGGCCGGGATGTGGAGATATCGTGTCGGCGATTTCCGCATCTTTGCGAAGATCGAAGACAAAAGGCTCGTCATATTAATATTAGAGATACGAAACAGGCGTAACGCATACCGTTGA
- a CDS encoding TIM barrel protein: MRFGPAGYPSEGKTPEGSLRYTKEIGLDALEVEFVRGARISPERAKAVGEAAKALDIRLSCHAPYFISFNSDDPETREKSIGWVMDTVRAAHLLGAYIIVIHAASYGKSPYTALGSVIDGLSKCKEKMDDENIKDVILGVETMGKKGQFGTLKEISEVMEGVDGVRPVLDVAHVHARGVGCLKTKEDMSRLVEEFFPLCGNTAHFHISCIKYGERGEISHLPLSSKDPDMQLLADVLMDSEQDCTFICESPLIAEDAVVFRDMFPKYRR, encoded by the coding sequence ATGCGTTTTGGTCCAGCAGGATATCCGAGCGAAGGAAAGACGCCGGAAGGCTCATTACGGTACACGAAGGAAATAGGCCTCGATGCTCTCGAAGTAGAGTTTGTAAGAGGCGCAAGGATAAGTCCCGAACGAGCGAAGGCCGTAGGGGAGGCGGCAAAAGCTCTTGATATAAGGCTGAGCTGCCACGCGCCCTATTTCATAAGTTTCAATTCAGATGATCCGGAGACGAGGGAGAAGAGCATAGGGTGGGTCATGGACACCGTAAGGGCGGCGCACCTTCTGGGAGCGTACATAATAGTGATCCACGCCGCTTCATACGGAAAGTCCCCGTACACTGCTTTGGGATCGGTCATAGACGGGCTGTCGAAATGCAAAGAGAAGATGGACGATGAGAACATAAAAGATGTGATCCTGGGCGTGGAGACGATGGGCAAGAAAGGCCAGTTCGGCACGCTGAAGGAGATATCAGAAGTGATGGAAGGCGTTGATGGCGTAAGGCCGGTTCTGGATGTTGCGCATGTCCATGCCCGCGGTGTCGGATGTCTCAAAACAAAAGAGGATATGAGCAGGCTGGTTGAAGAGTTCTTCCCGTTGTGCGGGAATACAGCGCATTTTCACATCAGCTGCATAAAGTACGGCGAAAGAGGAGAGATCTCCCACCTCCCTCTGAGTTCAAAAGACCCAGATATGCAATTATTGGCCGATGTGCTTATGGATTCTGAACAGGATTGCACGTTCATCTGCGAATCTCCCCTTATCGCGGAGGATGCGGTCGTGTTCAGGGACATGTTCCCGAAGTACCGTCGATAA
- a CDS encoding N-6 DNA methylase: MDLGTSDGRSGIIRSLTYNRRLEDERGIIQAELDEKKTLEERRRLGQFSTPSELAQEIVAYSLTLLDNNEQISFFDPALGTGAFYSALLRLCENKRIDSATGVEIDPHYAIPAKDLWQDSGLEVIISDFTRIDLVEKCNLLICNPPYVRHHLLNQDDKQRIKERTRRLTNVNLSGLAGLYCHFLLQSVQTMKENGIAAWLIPSEFMDVNYGVKLKQFLLSEVELLRIHRFNPADVQFSDALVSSAVVWFRKKRPMMTDSIEFSFGGTLHSPNIARKVPRDDLKSDLKWTPIPFAETVRRTEESVRLSDCFDVKRGIATGNNGFFILEKATIEKLGLPSECFRPILPSARYLEENEIKADELGNPLLRQQLFLLDCRLPEHEVEEKYPQLWQYLCRGKDEVAAGYLCRSRKCWYYQEQREAPLYICTYMGRKRGSNDKAFRFIYNESDAVVTNSYLGLYPKGWLRSELQKDPSLGRTIWELLNDIEPASLVTGGRVYGGGLHKIEPAELLGIAFPQMESLFARRPHPLPRRGSAADPLHSAAMLVIE; this comes from the coding sequence TTGGATCTGGGAACATCGGATGGACGATCTGGCATTATACGGTCTCTGACTTACAACCGGCGGCTGGAGGACGAACGCGGCATCATCCAGGCAGAGCTGGATGAAAAAAAGACCCTAGAGGAACGACGCCGATTGGGTCAGTTTTCTACACCCTCTGAATTAGCTCAAGAGATAGTTGCATATAGCCTCACGCTTCTGGATAATAACGAGCAGATTAGCTTTTTTGATCCGGCTCTCGGCACAGGTGCGTTCTATTCTGCATTACTCAGGCTATGTGAGAACAAAAGAATAGACTCTGCGACCGGAGTGGAAATCGATCCTCATTACGCCATCCCCGCAAAAGATCTGTGGCAGGACAGCGGGCTTGAGGTCATCATATCTGACTTTACGAGGATCGATCTTGTAGAAAAATGCAACCTGCTGATATGCAACCCGCCGTATGTGAGGCACCACCTTCTGAACCAGGACGATAAACAGCGCATAAAAGAAAGAACGAGAAGATTAACAAACGTAAATCTGTCCGGTTTGGCAGGATTGTATTGTCATTTCCTATTGCAGTCCGTCCAGACAATGAAAGAGAACGGCATAGCCGCATGGTTGATCCCGAGCGAATTCATGGATGTTAACTATGGTGTAAAATTGAAACAGTTCTTACTTTCGGAAGTTGAGCTTTTGCGGATCCACCGCTTCAATCCTGCTGATGTCCAGTTCAGCGATGCCCTCGTGTCTTCTGCAGTAGTGTGGTTCAGAAAAAAAAGGCCGATGATGACGGATAGTATCGAATTCTCTTTCGGCGGTACGCTGCATTCTCCGAATATAGCGCGCAAGGTCCCAAGAGACGACTTGAAAAGCGACCTCAAATGGACGCCCATCCCCTTTGCAGAAACAGTGCGCCGAACAGAAGAGTCCGTTCGCCTTTCGGATTGTTTTGACGTAAAGCGCGGCATTGCCACCGGGAATAACGGATTCTTCATACTTGAGAAAGCTACCATCGAAAAACTCGGACTTCCTTCGGAGTGTTTCAGACCTATTCTGCCAAGTGCGAGATATCTTGAAGAAAACGAAATTAAAGCCGATGAATTGGGGAATCCGTTGCTGCGGCAGCAGCTGTTTTTGCTCGATTGCCGGTTGCCCGAACACGAGGTCGAAGAAAAATATCCGCAGCTTTGGCAATATCTTTGCAGGGGGAAGGATGAGGTCGCCGCCGGATATTTGTGCAGATCGCGCAAATGCTGGTACTACCAGGAGCAGCGCGAGGCTCCGCTTTATATCTGCACATACATGGGGCGCAAAAGAGGATCAAACGACAAGGCCTTCCGATTCATCTACAACGAATCAGATGCGGTCGTGACAAATTCCTACCTTGGATTGTATCCCAAAGGATGGCTGAGATCGGAATTACAAAAAGACCCGAGCCTCGGGCGTACCATATGGGAACTGCTCAACGACATCGAGCCAGCGAGCCTTGTGACGGGGGGACGTGTCTATGGGGGAGGACTGCATAAGATCGAACCTGCAGAACTGCTTGGCATCGCATTTCCACAGATGGAGTCATTGTTCGCACGTAGACCGCATCCTTTACCGCGCCGTGGTTCGGCCGCAGACCCTTTGCATTCAGCGGCCATGCTCGTCATCGAATGA
- a CDS encoding XamI family restriction endonuclease, whose product MAINRMNPDKWKEDIAKSVDFYNGWFMEFAPKAYRDARMLATGHVEKMLEATDALRDISFAVLNENPGILSILRMSTCPPIARDRLIGLTGVPRRLVECMEAETPMIPRRMDKERLEIELNKIAKIITLMADSDIFVWLRNSKQPTNAEIDRAATIIADRLCGAISDPIIRNAQEKRQLSSIESWLVERGYRKMERPVKFDKIEPGTFSFRTNVPVIASSGEEVFKNRGTISFKTNASDADLLGNKKINVPVDVIIMPISAKYGEFPLLIEAKSAGDFTNVNKRRKEEAQKMAQLRRTYGNGIRYGLFLCGYFDLGYLGYEAGEGIDWIWEHRMDDLALYGL is encoded by the coding sequence ATGGCCATCAACAGAATGAACCCTGACAAGTGGAAAGAGGACATTGCGAAGTCCGTGGATTTCTACAACGGCTGGTTTATGGAATTTGCACCGAAAGCATATCGTGATGCACGGATGCTTGCAACAGGACACGTCGAAAAGATGCTGGAAGCAACTGATGCTTTGCGGGATATCTCCTTTGCTGTGCTGAATGAAAATCCCGGGATCCTATCCATTTTACGTATGTCCACTTGCCCGCCAATAGCAAGGGATAGACTGATAGGCTTAACTGGCGTACCAAGACGGCTTGTGGAGTGCATGGAGGCGGAAACGCCTATGATCCCGCGCCGGATGGACAAAGAACGCCTCGAAATTGAGTTGAATAAGATTGCGAAGATCATAACATTGATGGCAGATTCGGACATATTTGTTTGGCTGAGAAACAGCAAACAACCCACAAATGCAGAGATTGACCGCGCCGCAACCATCATTGCCGATCGGCTGTGCGGCGCAATCTCGGACCCAATAATCCGCAATGCGCAGGAAAAACGGCAGCTTTCATCAATAGAGAGCTGGCTTGTCGAACGCGGATACAGAAAGATGGAAAGACCCGTAAAATTTGACAAAATAGAACCAGGCACGTTTTCATTTAGGACCAATGTGCCTGTTATAGCCTCTTCCGGCGAAGAGGTGTTCAAAAATCGCGGCACTATCTCATTCAAAACAAATGCATCCGATGCAGATTTATTGGGTAATAAAAAGATCAATGTCCCTGTTGACGTGATCATAATGCCTATTTCGGCAAAATATGGTGAGTTTCCTTTATTGATAGAGGCGAAGTCTGCGGGAGATTTCACTAATGTGAACAAGCGGCGTAAAGAAGAAGCGCAAAAGATGGCACAACTCAGACGCACTTACGGCAACGGTATCAGATATGGACTTTTCTTGTGCGGTTATTTCGATTTGGGTTATCTTGGTTACGAAGCGGGGGAGGGTATAGATTGGATCTGGGAACATCGGATGGACGATCTGGCATTATACGGTCTCTGA